In Cicer arietinum cultivar CDC Frontier isolate Library 1 chromosome 7, Cicar.CDCFrontier_v2.0, whole genome shotgun sequence, a single window of DNA contains:
- the LOC101499522 gene encoding (S)-ureidoglycine aminohydrolase has product MRSSIFVLFLISGLFRYSLAEEGFCSAPSAFTTESKSKPLYWKLYDSIISPLNLQNLPGFTRSVYKRDHALISPESHVYGPLPDWINTLGAYLISPEMGSHFVMYLAKLKENSRSGLPLHDVERFIFVLHGVVTVTSAHGVSHVLKVDSYAYFPPNFEHSIESEAPAILVVFERRYAQLPNHVPEPLVNSTNKQPLLETPGEVFELRKLLPQSLAYDFNIHIMDFQPGEFLNVKEVHYNQHGLLLLEGQGIYRLGDSWYPVEAGDVIWMAPFVPQWYAALGKIPTRYLLYKDVNRSPL; this is encoded by the exons ATGCGGAGCAGTATCTTTGTCCTTTTCCTCATTTCCG GGTTGTTTAGGTATTCATTGGCGGAAGAAGGGTTTTGCTCTGCTCCTTCTGCGTTTACCACGGAATCTAAATCCAAGCCTCTTTATTGGAAACTCTACGACTCCATTATATCTCCTCTCAACCTTCAAA ATTTACCTGGATTCACACGTAGTGTTTATAAGAGAGATCACGCTTTGATATCACCAGAAAGTCATGTTTATGGCCCATTGCCTGATTG GATCAATACTTTGGGGGCATATTTAATTTCACCAGAAATGGGCTCACACTTTGTAATGTACTTAGCAAAGTTGAAAg AAAATTCAAGATCAGGACTACCCTTGCATGATGTAGAGAG ATTCATCTTTGTGCTCCACGGTGTTGTCACAGTCACCAGCGCTCATGGTGTGAGCCATGTACTGAAG GTGGACTCATATGCTTATTTTCCTCCAAATTTTGAACATTCAATTGAATCTGAAGCTCCGGCTATTCTTGTGGTATTTGAACGAAG GTATGCTCAGCTGCCAAATCATGTCCCAGAGCCACTAGTTAATTCGACGAATAAACAGCCACTCCTTGAAACTCCAGGGGAG GTTTTTGAACTGCGAAAGCTACTTCCACAGTCTTTGGCATATGACTTCAATATACAT ATTATGGATTTTCAGCCTGGAGAATTTCTTAATGTTAAG GAGGTCCATTATAACCAGCACGGTTTACTACTATTGGAAGGGCAAGGCATTTATCGATTGGGTGATAGTTG GTACCCAGTTGAGGCGGGTGATGTCATTTGGATGGCCCCATTCGTCCCACAATG GTATGCTGCACTGGGGAAAATTCCAACACGGTATCTTCTGTATAAAGATGTGAACAGAAGCCCattataa